From one Planococcus citri chromosome 3, ihPlaCitr1.1, whole genome shotgun sequence genomic stretch:
- the RabX4 gene encoding ras-related protein Rab-13: protein MTVSLPVEYKATYKILVLGDSNVGKTCLVHRYCDDAYYDTYISTVGVDFKQKIIELDGSPIKLQIWDTAGQERFRTLTTAYYRGAMGILLVYDVTNIESFNHLPYWIKTIQENASQNVVTVLAGNKCDAEYQRTVDRTNGEKLAETFDMPFFEISCKNDVNIEAALLTLTRMIRERASQNISVDEPSTQTDPNNITLRNFKFKEPFNEKMKCNYC, encoded by the exons atgactgTATCTTTGCCTGTCGAATACAAAGCAACgtataaaattttggtactcgGTGATTCAAATGTTGGGAAAACTTGCTTAGTCCATAGATATTGTGATGATGCTTACTACGATACTTATATTTCCACTGTTG GTGTCGAttttaaacagaaaataattgaattagACGGTTCACccataaaattacaaatatg ggATACAGCAGGACAGGAAAGATTTCGCACCTTGACAACTGCTTATTATAGAGGTGCTATGGGAATACTACTTGTGTACGATGTTACCAATATTGAATCTTTCAATCATTTACCTTACTGGATTAAAACTATACAAGAG aaTGCTTCTCAAAATGTGGTTACTGTATTGGCGGGAAATAAATGTGATGCTGAATATCAAAGAACTGTCGACAGAACTAATGGAGAAaag ttggcAGAAACCTTTGAcatgccattttttgaaatatcgtgTAAGAATGATGTAAATATCGAAGCAGCGCTTCTTACCTTGACAAGAATGATTAGAGAGAGAGCCAGTCAAAAT ATATCCGTAGATGAACCATCAACGCAAACGGATCCTAATAATATAacattgagaaatttcaaatttaaagaaccattcaatgaaaaaatgaaatgtaactATTGTTAA